In the genome of Candidatus Palauibacter scopulicola, one region contains:
- a CDS encoding DUF5916 domain-containing protein: MSADGSRRACPRRARPRGNRTRTIREPGFARRVSLAIAVVILVPLPAAPALGAQGLGPEDRQQLRATRDTDGTLQLDGRLDDAVWARAEFATTFWQREPDEGEPATRRTEVAFAFDDDALWIAGRMYTDDPDGIQAYRTRRDQNTGSERLLVSLDPYLNRRTAVSFGVNAAGSRTDWYHPEDNVTNRDYTWDPVWSARVQRDSLGWTAEMRMPFSQLRFNGDESAWGVNINRYMPDVQENLLWELVVRSEPGWASRLGDLTGLEGVRGSRGIEFLPYVAGDLRTPTGGPMAGVVTRSESRVGADFKVGLGSSLTLDATVNPDFGQVEADPAVVNLTAFEEVFEERRPFFTEGRQLMEGLGPRYFYSRRIGAPPAGRAEADSVVAPDQTTILGAGKVTGRLPGGTSVGALFAVTGREDARAFHFTQRPAATDTVESAVPIAPLSAFAVARLEQEFGEEGSTLGFTGTTLSREGRPELAALLPWRAYAGGTDWNLRFAGGEYELTGHAGFSHLSGNPDAILRVQRSSARFFQRPDRATARLDPSRSALSGYTAALGMQKVGGRRWLWRVQGEAVSPGFEINDVGQMFNADRLTAEADIAIRETIPTAFARAWQVGLTSASSWNFDGVRTETTFGARATATWHNYLRTTLEGGYHPRALSDHLTRGGPLMETLARWQAGLALATDRSFRTGFRLRGSYGRDEIGGWAYDVGGALTLRPGSALQLEVQPSYRRETESRQYLTTLSGGRRATFDRRYIFSAIDRSTLALRLRGAYAFGPDLTLEAYFEPFAASGRRHGLGELLEPGQRHLLPYGEMGSRIDRRVDGSWDVTEGGRSFTLPDGDFNILSLRSNVVLRWEWQPGSTLFLVWQQDRSDMRTSGELVDPGRLVDSLRSRGQHVFLLKVAYWLPI; the protein is encoded by the coding sequence TTGAGCGCTGACGGTTCGCGCAGGGCCTGCCCGCGCAGGGCCCGTCCGCGCGGCAATCGCACGCGCACGATCCGGGAGCCCGGCTTCGCGCGCCGCGTCTCGCTGGCCATCGCCGTTGTCATCCTGGTCCCTCTCCCCGCGGCCCCGGCGCTCGGCGCGCAGGGTCTGGGCCCGGAGGACCGGCAGCAGCTCAGGGCCACGCGCGACACCGATGGGACGCTCCAACTGGATGGCCGCCTGGACGACGCGGTGTGGGCGCGGGCGGAATTCGCGACGACGTTCTGGCAGCGCGAGCCGGATGAGGGCGAGCCGGCTACGCGGCGGACCGAGGTCGCGTTCGCGTTCGACGACGACGCGCTGTGGATCGCCGGTCGCATGTACACGGACGACCCCGACGGCATCCAGGCCTACCGCACGCGCCGCGACCAGAACACCGGTTCGGAGCGCCTGCTGGTCTCGCTCGATCCCTACCTGAACCGGCGCACGGCGGTCTCCTTCGGGGTGAACGCGGCGGGCAGCCGCACGGACTGGTACCACCCCGAGGACAACGTGACGAACCGCGACTACACGTGGGATCCCGTGTGGTCGGCGCGCGTGCAGCGCGACTCGCTCGGCTGGACGGCCGAGATGCGCATGCCGTTCTCGCAACTGCGCTTCAACGGCGACGAATCGGCGTGGGGCGTGAACATCAACCGCTACATGCCGGACGTGCAGGAGAACCTGCTGTGGGAACTCGTGGTGCGGAGCGAGCCGGGCTGGGCCTCGCGCCTCGGCGACCTGACCGGACTCGAGGGCGTGCGGGGGAGCCGGGGGATTGAGTTCCTCCCCTACGTGGCGGGCGATCTGCGCACGCCCACGGGCGGTCCCATGGCGGGAGTGGTGACGCGGAGCGAGTCCCGCGTGGGGGCGGACTTCAAGGTGGGTCTCGGTTCGAGCCTGACGCTCGACGCCACCGTCAACCCGGACTTCGGACAGGTCGAGGCGGACCCCGCCGTCGTGAACCTGACCGCGTTCGAGGAAGTCTTCGAGGAGCGCCGCCCCTTCTTCACGGAGGGTCGCCAACTCATGGAGGGGCTGGGTCCGCGCTACTTCTACTCGCGTCGCATCGGGGCCCCGCCCGCGGGCCGGGCGGAGGCCGACAGCGTCGTCGCGCCCGATCAGACCACGATTCTCGGGGCGGGGAAGGTCACGGGCCGGCTCCCGGGCGGGACCTCGGTGGGCGCGCTCTTCGCCGTCACCGGTCGCGAGGATGCCCGGGCGTTCCACTTCACGCAGCGCCCGGCCGCGACGGACACGGTCGAGAGCGCCGTCCCGATCGCCCCGCTGAGCGCCTTCGCGGTGGCGAGACTGGAGCAGGAGTTCGGGGAGGAGGGTTCCACCCTCGGCTTCACGGGGACCACGCTCAGCCGCGAGGGCCGTCCCGAACTCGCCGCGCTCCTCCCGTGGCGCGCCTACGCCGGCGGCACGGACTGGAACCTGCGCTTTGCCGGCGGCGAGTACGAACTCACGGGACATGCGGGGTTCTCGCACCTCAGCGGGAACCCCGATGCAATCCTGCGCGTGCAGCGCTCGAGCGCGCGTTTCTTCCAGCGTCCGGACCGCGCGACCGCGCGGCTGGACCCTTCGCGTTCCGCGCTCTCCGGGTATACCGCGGCCCTCGGGATGCAGAAGGTGGGCGGTCGGCGCTGGCTGTGGCGCGTGCAGGGCGAAGCCGTCTCGCCGGGCTTCGAGATCAACGATGTGGGCCAGATGTTCAACGCGGACCGCCTCACGGCCGAAGCCGACATCGCGATCCGCGAGACGATCCCGACCGCGTTCGCCCGCGCCTGGCAGGTCGGCCTCACCTCGGCGAGTTCGTGGAACTTCGACGGCGTGCGCACCGAGACGACGTTCGGGGCCCGGGCAACCGCCACCTGGCACAACTACCTGCGCACGACGCTCGAGGGCGGCTACCACCCGCGCGCGCTCAGCGACCACCTCACGCGCGGCGGCCCCCTCATGGAGACGCTCGCCCGCTGGCAGGCCGGCCTCGCGCTCGCCACCGACCGCTCCTTCCGGACCGGCTTCCGGCTCAGGGGGTCCTACGGGCGGGACGAAATCGGCGGATGGGCGTACGACGTGGGCGGCGCGCTCACGCTCCGCCCGGGGTCCGCGCTCCAACTCGAAGTCCAACCCAGCTACCGGCGCGAAACGGAATCGCGCCAGTACCTCACGACGCTGTCCGGCGGGCGGCGGGCCACGTTCGACCGGCGCTACATCTTCTCCGCCATCGACCGCAGCACCCTCGCCCTCCGCCTCCGCGGCGCCTACGCCTTCGGCCCGGACCTCACGCTCGAGGCCTACTTCGAGCCGTTCGCGGCGAGCGGACGCCGCCACGGGCTGGGCGAACTCCTCGAACCCGGCCAGCGGCACCTGCTCCCCTACGGCGAGATGGGGTCGAGGATCGACCGCCGGGTGGATGGGTCCTGGGACGTGACCGAGGGTGGCCGGTCGTTTACGCTCCCCGACGGGGATTTCAACATCCTCTCTCTGCGGAGCAACGTCGTCCTGCGCTGGGAGTGGCAGCCGGGCAGCACGCTCTTCCTCGTGTGGCAGCAGGACCGCTCCGACATGCGGACTTCGGGCGAACTCGTGGACCCCGGCCGCCTCGTCGACAGCCTGCGCTCCCGCGGGCAACACGTCTTCCTGCTCAAGGTCGCCTACTGGCTCCCGATCTAG
- a CDS encoding acetamidase/formamidase family protein: MSRQMRPGLVALGCTITLACAPPAVDDPSVAEASVADTGEIEADHFLPSRPEALNWGWFPIDKEPVLRIASGETVRIETLTHVGATQNEHPVEFLTGLGVPQEEILDDAIDFWASREGRPREGRSGHVITGPIHIEGAEPGDMLEVRILDIETRVPWGVNSTSGRGGVFSPSYPGAREGDEPLDIPAGRHLIRTGDADGREVAFFSPDIQVPLAPFMGIMAVAPDPVVGEPGVTVPGVQGSRPPGAFGGNLDVKDLTAGTTLYLPVFHSGALFYAGDGHGAQGDGEVSGTAIEQSLTGVFRFVVHKGVTIPAPRAETPTHYLIMGIDLDLDRAAREATRLVVEFLVEEKGLTPDRALSLASIAVDFRVSEVVDLTQVVTGFIPKDVFLER, translated from the coding sequence ATGTCGCGTCAAATGAGGCCGGGTCTGGTGGCACTGGGATGCACGATCACGCTGGCGTGCGCGCCGCCCGCTGTCGACGACCCGAGTGTTGCCGAAGCGAGTGTCGCCGACACCGGGGAGATCGAGGCCGATCACTTCCTGCCCTCCCGGCCCGAAGCCCTCAACTGGGGCTGGTTCCCGATCGACAAGGAGCCGGTGCTGCGGATCGCGTCCGGGGAGACGGTGCGGATCGAGACGCTGACCCATGTGGGGGCCACGCAGAACGAGCACCCGGTGGAGTTCCTGACGGGACTCGGGGTGCCGCAGGAGGAGATCCTCGACGACGCCATCGACTTCTGGGCCTCGCGCGAGGGCCGTCCACGCGAGGGGCGGAGCGGGCACGTCATCACCGGCCCGATCCACATCGAGGGGGCCGAGCCCGGCGACATGCTCGAGGTTCGGATCCTCGACATCGAGACGCGCGTGCCGTGGGGCGTGAACTCCACGAGCGGCCGGGGCGGCGTCTTCTCCCCGAGCTATCCCGGCGCGCGGGAGGGGGACGAACCGCTCGACATCCCGGCCGGCCGGCACCTGATTCGGACGGGTGACGCGGACGGGCGGGAAGTCGCCTTCTTCTCGCCCGACATCCAGGTGCCGCTGGCGCCGTTCATGGGGATCATGGCCGTCGCTCCCGATCCGGTCGTGGGTGAGCCGGGCGTGACGGTGCCCGGCGTCCAGGGGTCGCGCCCGCCGGGCGCCTTCGGCGGCAACCTCGACGTGAAGGACCTCACGGCCGGAACGACGCTGTACCTCCCCGTCTTCCATTCGGGGGCGCTCTTCTACGCGGGCGATGGGCACGGCGCGCAGGGCGACGGGGAAGTGAGCGGCACCGCGATCGAGCAGTCGCTCACCGGCGTGTTCCGGTTCGTCGTGCACAAGGGGGTGACGATCCCCGCCCCGCGCGCCGAGACCCCGACGCACTACCTGATCATGGGCATCGATCTCGACCTCGACCGCGCCGCGCGCGAGGCGACCCGGCTCGTGGTGGAGTTCCTCGTGGAGGAGAAGGGACTGACGCCTGACAGGGCCCTCTCCCTGGCCAGCATCGCCGTCGATTTCCGGGTGAGCGAGGTCGTCGATCTCACCCAGGTCGTCACGGGCTTCATCCCCAAGGACGTGTTCCTTGAGCGCTGA
- a CDS encoding DUF1499 domain-containing protein: MAPFHASGEPFDLFRRLQAVVAAMPRTHIVTATDDYLHAVCRTRLGFRDDLEFRWCPSENVAHVASASRIGLFDFGVNRRRVERVRRRLEAIRSGQASAAGDTS; this comes from the coding sequence GTGGCGCCGTTCCACGCCTCGGGAGAGCCGTTCGACCTCTTTCGTCGCCTCCAGGCAGTCGTCGCCGCCATGCCGCGTACTCACATCGTCACCGCGACGGACGATTACCTGCACGCGGTCTGCCGAACCCGGCTCGGGTTCCGCGATGATCTCGAGTTCCGATGGTGCCCGTCGGAGAACGTCGCCCATGTAGCGTCGGCGTCTCGCATCGGCCTCTTCGACTTCGGGGTAAACCGGCGGAGGGTAGAGCGGGTACGCAGGAGGCTTGAGGCGATCAGGTCAGGACAGGCTTCAGCCGCCGGCGATACCTCGTGA